A genomic stretch from Hemicordylus capensis ecotype Gifberg chromosome 1, rHemCap1.1.pri, whole genome shotgun sequence includes:
- the DNAJB2 gene encoding dnaJ homolog subfamily B member 2 isoform X2: protein MAWFRWALLRPSTTQVNTMVDYYEALEVPRNASPDDIKKAYRKKALKWHPDKNPDNKEYAEQKFKEIAEAYEVLSDKSKREIYDRYGKEGLMGAGGPSGPRPNAGMPEFAFTFRSAHDVFREFFGGQDPFVDFFDDISPFSDMRGPGPRHPGVGPFFSSFPASPEFFSAALGPGMSAGMGFRSVSTSTKFINGKRITTKRIVENGQERVEVEENGELKSIHINGVPDDLALGLELSRREQHALQSRRPLSSSPLATPPQRPPPKRPPPSSSPVILYTDSDEEDEDLQLAMAYSLSEMEAKGQHRAGVF from the exons ATGGCCTGGTTTCGGTGGGCCCTGCTA CGTCCCAGCACAACACAGGTGAACACCATGGTGGATTACTATGAAGCGCTGGAGGTGCCCCGCAATGCTTCTCCCGATGACATCAAAAAGGC GTACAGAAagaaagcactgaaatggcatccAGATAAAAATCCGGACAACAAGGAATACGCTGAGCAGAAGTTCAAGGAGATCGCAGAAGCCTACGAAGTGCTATCGGACA AGAGCAAGCGTGAAATCTATGACCGTTATGGCAAAGAGGGGCTCATGGGTGCAG GTGGACCCAGTGGGCCCAGGCCTAATGCAGGGATGCCTGAATTCGCCTTCACTTTCCGCAGCGCCCATGATGTCTTCCGAGAGTTCTTTGGAGGACAGGACCCTTTTGTTGACTTCTTTG ATGATATCTCGCCCTTCTCGGACATGCGTGGACCTGGACCCCGACATCCTGGAGTTGGGCCTTTCTTCTCATCCTTCCCGGCATCACCAG AATTCTTCTCTGCTGCACTCGGTCCCGGTATGAGTGCAGGAATGGGTTTCCGCTCTGTCTCTACCTCTACCAAATTCATCAATGGCAAGCGCATCACTACCAAGAG GATTGTTGAAAATGGTCAGGAGAGAGTGGAAGTGGAAGAAAACGGGGAGCTGAAATCCATCCATATTAATG GCGTTCCAGATGACTTGGCACTCGGCTTGGAGCTGAGCCGGCGGGAGCAGCATGCCCTCCAGAGCCGCAGGCCGCTGTCGTCCTCTCCCTTAGCGACGCCACCTCAGCGCCCCCCGCCCAAGCGGCCCCCTCCCAGTTCGTCCCCTGTGATCTTGTACACAGACAGTGACGAGGAGGATGAAGACTTGCAGCTGGCCATGGCCTACAGCCTGTCTGAGATGGAGGCCAAGGGCCAGCACAGAGCAG GTGTGTTCTGA
- the DNAJB2 gene encoding dnaJ homolog subfamily B member 2 isoform X3, with protein sequence MVDYYEALEVPRNASPDDIKKAYRKKALKWHPDKNPDNKEYAEQKFKEIAEAYEVLSDKSKREIYDRYGKEGLMGAGGPSGPRPNAGMPEFAFTFRSAHDVFREFFGGQDPFVDFFDDISPFSDMRGPGPRHPGVGPFFSSFPASPEFFSAALGPGMSAGMGFRSVSTSTKFINGKRITTKRIVENGQERVEVEENGELKSIHINGVPDDLALGLELSRREQHALQSRRPLSSSPLATPPQRPPPKRPPPSSSPVILYTDSDEEDEDLQLAMAYSLSEMEAKGQHRADPDGQAYSV encoded by the exons ATGGTGGATTACTATGAAGCGCTGGAGGTGCCCCGCAATGCTTCTCCCGATGACATCAAAAAGGC GTACAGAAagaaagcactgaaatggcatccAGATAAAAATCCGGACAACAAGGAATACGCTGAGCAGAAGTTCAAGGAGATCGCAGAAGCCTACGAAGTGCTATCGGACA AGAGCAAGCGTGAAATCTATGACCGTTATGGCAAAGAGGGGCTCATGGGTGCAG GTGGACCCAGTGGGCCCAGGCCTAATGCAGGGATGCCTGAATTCGCCTTCACTTTCCGCAGCGCCCATGATGTCTTCCGAGAGTTCTTTGGAGGACAGGACCCTTTTGTTGACTTCTTTG ATGATATCTCGCCCTTCTCGGACATGCGTGGACCTGGACCCCGACATCCTGGAGTTGGGCCTTTCTTCTCATCCTTCCCGGCATCACCAG AATTCTTCTCTGCTGCACTCGGTCCCGGTATGAGTGCAGGAATGGGTTTCCGCTCTGTCTCTACCTCTACCAAATTCATCAATGGCAAGCGCATCACTACCAAGAG GATTGTTGAAAATGGTCAGGAGAGAGTGGAAGTGGAAGAAAACGGGGAGCTGAAATCCATCCATATTAATG GCGTTCCAGATGACTTGGCACTCGGCTTGGAGCTGAGCCGGCGGGAGCAGCATGCCCTCCAGAGCCGCAGGCCGCTGTCGTCCTCTCCCTTAGCGACGCCACCTCAGCGCCCCCCGCCCAAGCGGCCCCCTCCCAGTTCGTCCCCTGTGATCTTGTACACAGACAGTGACGAGGAGGATGAAGACTTGCAGCTGGCCATGGCCTACAGCCTGTCTGAGATGGAGGCCAAGGGCCAGCACAGAGCAG ACCCCGATGGACAGGCATATTCTGTCTGA
- the DNAJB2 gene encoding dnaJ homolog subfamily B member 2 isoform X1: MAWFRWALLRPSTTQVNTMVDYYEALEVPRNASPDDIKKAYRKKALKWHPDKNPDNKEYAEQKFKEIAEAYEVLSDKSKREIYDRYGKEGLMGAGGPSGPRPNAGMPEFAFTFRSAHDVFREFFGGQDPFVDFFDDISPFSDMRGPGPRHPGVGPFFSSFPASPEFFSAALGPGMSAGMGFRSVSTSTKFINGKRITTKRIVENGQERVEVEENGELKSIHINGVPDDLALGLELSRREQHALQSRRPLSSSPLATPPQRPPPKRPPPSSSPVILYTDSDEEDEDLQLAMAYSLSEMEAKGQHRADPDGQAYSV; encoded by the exons ATGGCCTGGTTTCGGTGGGCCCTGCTA CGTCCCAGCACAACACAGGTGAACACCATGGTGGATTACTATGAAGCGCTGGAGGTGCCCCGCAATGCTTCTCCCGATGACATCAAAAAGGC GTACAGAAagaaagcactgaaatggcatccAGATAAAAATCCGGACAACAAGGAATACGCTGAGCAGAAGTTCAAGGAGATCGCAGAAGCCTACGAAGTGCTATCGGACA AGAGCAAGCGTGAAATCTATGACCGTTATGGCAAAGAGGGGCTCATGGGTGCAG GTGGACCCAGTGGGCCCAGGCCTAATGCAGGGATGCCTGAATTCGCCTTCACTTTCCGCAGCGCCCATGATGTCTTCCGAGAGTTCTTTGGAGGACAGGACCCTTTTGTTGACTTCTTTG ATGATATCTCGCCCTTCTCGGACATGCGTGGACCTGGACCCCGACATCCTGGAGTTGGGCCTTTCTTCTCATCCTTCCCGGCATCACCAG AATTCTTCTCTGCTGCACTCGGTCCCGGTATGAGTGCAGGAATGGGTTTCCGCTCTGTCTCTACCTCTACCAAATTCATCAATGGCAAGCGCATCACTACCAAGAG GATTGTTGAAAATGGTCAGGAGAGAGTGGAAGTGGAAGAAAACGGGGAGCTGAAATCCATCCATATTAATG GCGTTCCAGATGACTTGGCACTCGGCTTGGAGCTGAGCCGGCGGGAGCAGCATGCCCTCCAGAGCCGCAGGCCGCTGTCGTCCTCTCCCTTAGCGACGCCACCTCAGCGCCCCCCGCCCAAGCGGCCCCCTCCCAGTTCGTCCCCTGTGATCTTGTACACAGACAGTGACGAGGAGGATGAAGACTTGCAGCTGGCCATGGCCTACAGCCTGTCTGAGATGGAGGCCAAGGGCCAGCACAGAGCAG ACCCCGATGGACAGGCATATTCTGTCTGA